The proteins below come from a single Serratia fonticola genomic window:
- a CDS encoding MliC family protein, producing the protein MKKIAMVVGVLVLAGCSYVVPQKSETLHYQCGTTPLTVELNGEESTVSFLMDGEQLKLKQVLAASGAKYSDGKYTFWSKGPNAFIERNDKVIMSDCVLAQDANHA; encoded by the coding sequence ATGAAAAAAATAGCGATGGTTGTCGGGGTTCTCGTGTTGGCGGGTTGCAGTTACGTAGTCCCGCAAAAAAGCGAAACGCTGCACTATCAATGCGGAACGACGCCGCTCACCGTAGAGCTCAATGGTGAAGAGAGCACGGTCAGCTTCCTGATGGACGGCGAACAGCTGAAGCTGAAACAGGTGCTGGCGGCGTCCGGTGCCAAATACAGCGACGGTAAATATACCTTCTGGTCGAAAGGGCCAAATGCCTTTATCGAGCGCAATGATAAAGTGATCATGAGCGACTGCGTGCTGGCTCAAGACGCGAACCACGCTTAA
- the anmK gene encoding anhydro-N-acetylmuramic acid kinase: MKSGRYIGVMSGTSLDGIDVVLAAIDERMVAQQASYSHPMPIQLKKEILGMCQGQQTTLSAVGRLDAQLGTLFGEAVLGLLKQTGIPAHEITAIGCHGQTVWHEPEGETRFSMQLGDNNRVAALTNITTVGDFRRRDMAYGGQGAPLVPAFHQALLAHPTERRMVLNIGGIANLSLLLPGAPVRGFDTGPGNMLLDAWVWRHRSKPFDKDGLWAMEGRVCLPLLQQMLADPYFALPAPKSTGREYFNISWLEKQLATLPGLTPVDVMSTLVELTATTICEQVMLAGGCERLLVCGGGARNPLLMARMSALLPGTEVATTDHFGVSGDDMEALAFAWLAFRTISGLPGNLPSVTGASCETLLGGIYPVLPLGYR; this comes from the coding sequence CGCGATCGATGAACGTATGGTGGCGCAACAGGCAAGCTATAGCCACCCAATGCCGATCCAACTGAAAAAAGAGATTCTGGGGATGTGCCAAGGGCAGCAGACCACGCTTTCTGCCGTAGGACGGTTGGATGCCCAGTTGGGCACGCTGTTCGGTGAAGCGGTGCTGGGGCTGTTAAAGCAAACCGGTATTCCTGCCCATGAAATCACCGCCATTGGCTGTCATGGCCAAACGGTGTGGCATGAACCGGAGGGCGAGACGCGCTTTTCGATGCAGCTTGGGGACAATAACCGGGTGGCGGCATTGACCAATATCACTACCGTGGGGGATTTTCGCCGCCGTGATATGGCCTATGGTGGCCAAGGCGCGCCCTTGGTTCCCGCGTTTCATCAGGCTTTGTTGGCTCACCCAACCGAGCGCCGTATGGTGCTGAATATTGGCGGCATCGCCAACCTGTCACTGCTACTGCCCGGCGCACCGGTGCGCGGTTTTGATACCGGGCCGGGGAATATGCTGCTGGATGCGTGGGTATGGCGCCACCGCTCAAAACCTTTTGATAAAGACGGCCTTTGGGCGATGGAAGGGCGCGTCTGCTTACCGCTATTGCAACAGATGTTGGCCGATCCTTATTTCGCCTTACCGGCACCGAAAAGTACCGGTCGGGAATATTTCAATATCAGTTGGCTGGAAAAACAGCTGGCGACGTTGCCAGGGTTAACTCCGGTGGATGTGATGAGCACGCTGGTGGAGCTGACCGCCACCACCATCTGCGAGCAGGTGATGCTGGCTGGGGGCTGCGAGCGGCTGCTGGTCTGCGGTGGTGGTGCCCGTAATCCACTGCTGATGGCGCGAATGTCCGCTTTACTGCCGGGGACCGAGGTGGCTACCACCGATCACTTTGGAGTCAGTGGGGATGACATGGAGGCGTTAGCCTTCGCCTGGCTGGCATTCCGGACCATTTCCGGTCTGCCGGGAAATCTGCCCTCGGTTACCGGTGCCAGTTGTGAAACTCTGCTGGGTGGGATTTATCCGGTTTTGCCGTTGGGCTACCGCTAG